One genomic segment of Rhizobium sp. 11515TR includes these proteins:
- a CDS encoding ABC transporter permease, producing the protein MSEGTAEIPEQIRPASNTISPQEFVRRGAVFLLLIALVIIFSFAQPAFININNLMSILQAVSVVAIIGAGVTVTLAIGGFDLSVGAVAASSVMAASYAMIVWNLDAYETVPLVLAFGAIVGLVNALLIVRLKVPDLLATLSTMFLLTGLQLIPTAGRSISVGLILPDGTKAIGKVDPAFLTIGRSSLFGTVPFPVILMLVVALVLFVLTERTRLGRLLYATGGNEAATRLAGANVARLKTFAYVLSGVLASLGGIIVAARVGRGDVSSGASLLMDSVAASLIGFAVLGLRRPNVLGTTIGAVFVGVLLNGLTMLNAPYYTQDFIKGAVLVGALALTYGISRGRA; encoded by the coding sequence ATGAGTGAAGGCACCGCAGAAATCCCCGAACAGATCAGGCCAGCAAGCAATACGATTTCGCCGCAGGAATTCGTGCGGCGGGGAGCGGTATTTCTTCTCCTCATTGCCCTTGTCATCATCTTCAGCTTCGCCCAGCCGGCCTTTATCAACATCAACAATCTGATGAGCATCCTGCAGGCGGTTTCGGTGGTCGCCATCATCGGTGCCGGCGTCACGGTGACGCTTGCGATCGGCGGTTTCGATCTATCCGTCGGCGCAGTTGCCGCCTCCAGCGTCATGGCCGCCAGCTATGCGATGATCGTATGGAACCTCGACGCCTATGAGACCGTGCCGCTCGTGCTCGCCTTTGGCGCGATCGTCGGGCTCGTCAATGCTCTGCTGATCGTTCGGCTGAAGGTGCCGGACCTGCTCGCGACCCTCTCCACCATGTTCCTGCTCACGGGATTGCAGCTGATCCCGACAGCCGGGCGCTCGATCTCTGTCGGTCTGATCCTTCCCGATGGGACGAAGGCGATCGGCAAGGTCGATCCCGCCTTTTTGACGATAGGACGTTCAAGCCTGTTCGGCACAGTCCCCTTCCCCGTCATTCTCATGCTCGTCGTGGCGCTCGTGCTCTTCGTGCTGACCGAGCGTACGCGTCTCGGTCGCCTTCTTTACGCAACCGGCGGCAATGAAGCCGCGACGCGGCTTGCGGGCGCTAATGTCGCCCGTCTGAAAACCTTTGCCTATGTGCTCTCGGGCGTTCTCGCCTCGCTGGGCGGCATCATCGTTGCCGCCCGCGTCGGTCGAGGAGACGTTTCCTCCGGCGCCTCGCTGCTGATGGATTCCGTCGCAGCCTCGCTCATTGGTTTTGCCGTGCTGGGACTGCGCCGTCCCAACGTTCTCGGCACGACGATCGGTGCCGTCTTCGTCGGCGTGCTCCTGAACGGGCTGACGATGCTGAACGCGCCCTATTACACGCAGGATTTCATCAAGGGCGCCGTTCTCGTCGGTGCGCTCGCACTTACCTATGGGATCAGCCGCGGCAGAGCATGA
- a CDS encoding substrate-binding domain-containing protein — protein MIRLFKIIASAVVAGSLFMTTASAAGLSGAPAPFDKRTINIAVISFLGSGDWLQAFEAGVKRQADALGVNLTVSQARNDNDTQRNLVEQAINLGVDGIIINNGRPEVLKDIAQKALDKGIKVVAYDVNLDNPQIPQIEQSDKDMAKLVLDQAVKDKGDGFTGGAVYVAGFAPLDRRYAVWKDFIAKHNLKEKAVWGVVNDTVPASVADQTKAVLRANPDISVIFTPWDEFAKGVKLAIDELGLSGQVKIYGVDTSTADIQLMVEPDSAWVATAATNAAVVGEVSVRAVSLAIAGQPPGYSVLLQPTLITRDDLINNKIGTIEELQQKFPAFLKSDAATASWIPAAKN, from the coding sequence ATGATCAGATTATTCAAAATCATCGCTTCGGCCGTTGTCGCCGGCTCGCTTTTCATGACCACGGCTTCCGCGGCGGGACTCAGCGGCGCGCCCGCTCCTTTCGATAAAAGAACCATCAATATTGCCGTCATCAGCTTCCTTGGCAGCGGCGACTGGCTGCAGGCCTTCGAGGCTGGCGTCAAACGGCAGGCCGATGCGCTTGGCGTCAACCTCACCGTCTCGCAAGCCCGCAATGACAATGACACGCAGCGCAATCTCGTCGAGCAGGCGATCAATCTCGGTGTCGATGGCATCATCATCAACAATGGCCGTCCCGAAGTCCTGAAGGATATCGCGCAGAAGGCGCTCGACAAGGGCATCAAGGTCGTCGCTTATGACGTCAACCTCGACAATCCGCAAATTCCGCAGATCGAACAGAGCGACAAGGATATGGCCAAGCTCGTGCTCGACCAGGCCGTGAAGGATAAGGGTGATGGCTTCACCGGCGGTGCCGTCTACGTTGCCGGTTTCGCGCCGCTCGACCGCCGCTATGCGGTGTGGAAAGATTTCATTGCCAAGCATAATCTGAAGGAAAAGGCCGTCTGGGGTGTCGTCAACGACACCGTTCCCGCCTCCGTCGCCGACCAGACCAAGGCGGTGCTGCGCGCCAATCCGGATATTTCGGTGATCTTCACGCCATGGGATGAATTCGCCAAAGGCGTGAAGCTCGCCATCGACGAGCTCGGCCTTTCCGGTCAGGTGAAGATCTATGGCGTCGACACCTCGACCGCCGATATCCAACTGATGGTCGAGCCGGACAGCGCCTGGGTCGCGACGGCTGCCACGAACGCTGCGGTCGTCGGGGAGGTTTCCGTCCGCGCCGTTTCGCTCGCCATTGCCGGCCAGCCTCCGGGCTACTCCGTTCTTCTGCAGCCAACGCTCATTACGCGTGACGATCTCATCAACAACAAGATCGGCACGATCGAAGAACTGCAGCAGAAATTTCCGGCCTTCTTGAAAAGCGATGCTGCAACAGCCAGCTGGATTCCGGCAGCTAAGAACTGA
- a CDS encoding LVIVD repeat-containing protein, producing the protein MASTDLPKPDFARNMTLIGHSDIGGRGDGLQLMVHRGYAYVAHPWSQGFSIVDVRDPKKPRTVNYVPAPANTWNIHLQTHEDLLLVINALDLFADVETFTDEKAYYTQSVGETVAARKRERAWTAGMSVFDVSVPDRPRKIGQLDVEGVGLHRLWYVGGRYAYASALLDGFTDYIFVTIDMADPTRPELVGQWWLPGMNRVAGETPNWGDGKRYALHHALVHGDTAYACWRDGGLTLLDIKDHSAPRLIKHHNWCPPYGGGTHSPLPLPGRDLLVVADEAVLDNEEDGRKHTWVFDIRVPENPISISTFPIPAEIDYTKKGGHFGPHNLHENRPGSFVSETLIFATWQNAGIRAFDISDPYRPVETGALVPTGPTVMTDRRPGRPKVIQSADVFVDANGLIYATDYNAGLEIIEYGG; encoded by the coding sequence ATGGCATCGACCGACCTGCCCAAACCCGACTTTGCCCGCAACATGACGCTGATCGGCCATAGCGATATCGGTGGTCGTGGCGATGGGCTGCAATTGATGGTTCATCGAGGCTACGCCTATGTCGCCCATCCCTGGTCGCAGGGCTTCTCGATCGTTGACGTGCGCGATCCGAAAAAGCCGCGGACAGTCAATTACGTGCCGGCGCCAGCCAACACCTGGAACATCCATCTGCAGACGCATGAGGACCTGCTGCTGGTCATCAACGCGCTCGACCTCTTTGCCGATGTGGAAACCTTCACGGACGAGAAGGCGTATTACACGCAGTCCGTTGGCGAGACGGTCGCCGCCAGAAAGCGTGAGCGCGCGTGGACCGCGGGCATGAGCGTGTTCGATGTTTCCGTTCCCGACCGGCCGCGCAAGATCGGCCAACTGGATGTCGAAGGTGTCGGCCTTCATCGGCTGTGGTATGTCGGCGGCCGCTATGCCTATGCCTCGGCGCTGCTCGACGGTTTTACCGACTATATCTTCGTGACCATCGACATGGCCGATCCAACCCGGCCCGAACTTGTCGGCCAATGGTGGCTTCCCGGCATGAATAGGGTGGCGGGCGAGACACCGAATTGGGGCGACGGCAAGCGCTATGCCCTGCACCATGCGCTTGTCCATGGCGACACCGCCTATGCCTGCTGGCGGGATGGCGGATTGACGCTCCTCGATATCAAGGATCATTCCGCCCCCCGGCTCATCAAACACCATAACTGGTGCCCGCCCTATGGCGGTGGCACGCATTCGCCGCTGCCGCTTCCCGGCCGCGATCTTCTTGTCGTGGCGGATGAAGCCGTGTTGGACAATGAGGAAGACGGTCGGAAACATACCTGGGTCTTCGACATCCGCGTGCCCGAAAATCCGATCAGCATCTCGACTTTCCCGATCCCGGCCGAAATCGACTATACGAAGAAGGGCGGTCATTTCGGACCGCACAATCTGCACGAAAACCGGCCCGGCTCTTTTGTCTCCGAGACGCTGATCTTTGCGACTTGGCAGAATGCCGGCATTCGCGCCTTCGATATTTCCGACCCCTATCGTCCGGTCGAAACGGGCGCTCTCGTGCCCACGGGACCAACTGTCATGACGGACCGCCGTCCCGGCCGTCCGAAGGTCATCCAGTCCGCCGACGTCTTTGTCGACGCCAATGGTCTGATCTATGCCACGGATTACAACGCCGGACTTGAGATCATCGAATATGGCGGCTGA
- a CDS encoding GlxA family transcriptional regulator, with amino-acid sequence MQDSGHSPRRIAVIGYDGVQALDIVGPMEVFAMANLHLPERARPYKVLPASPAGGAIKSSSAGGLVFGETASLEQLPADLDTIILAGGSEDGLRQVIFQTDLLAWLHLRAGPTRRMASVCTGAFILAAGGFLDGRRATTHWNSCSLLKELRPQIEVEPDAIFVAEPPVFTSAGITAGIDLCLALVEADCGPKTALAVARQMVLFMRRPGGQSQFSTGLALQANATPRLRQLLSEIVDDPTGDLSGPALASRVGMTERTFSRSFRKETGTTPAQFVEAARLERAKALLESSDWPLARIAERSGFSSLDTLHRAFLKHLAITPGFYRARFGPAA; translated from the coding sequence ATGCAGGATTCTGGACATTCCCCGCGGCGCATCGCCGTTATCGGCTATGACGGCGTTCAGGCGCTCGATATCGTCGGACCGATGGAGGTCTTCGCGATGGCCAATCTCCATCTGCCTGAGCGCGCGCGGCCTTATAAAGTTCTGCCCGCGTCCCCAGCGGGCGGGGCCATAAAGAGCAGCTCTGCCGGTGGGCTGGTCTTCGGCGAGACCGCGAGCCTGGAGCAACTGCCTGCCGATCTCGATACGATCATCCTCGCGGGCGGCAGCGAGGATGGGCTTCGGCAGGTCATATTTCAAACGGATCTGCTTGCCTGGCTGCATTTGCGGGCAGGGCCTACCCGGCGCATGGCCAGTGTCTGCACCGGAGCCTTCATTCTCGCGGCCGGCGGTTTCCTCGATGGCAGACGAGCGACCACGCATTGGAATTCCTGTTCCCTTTTGAAGGAGTTGCGGCCTCAGATCGAGGTCGAGCCCGATGCCATCTTTGTGGCGGAGCCGCCTGTCTTCACCTCGGCCGGCATTACGGCTGGCATCGATCTATGTCTGGCGCTGGTCGAGGCCGATTGTGGTCCGAAGACCGCTCTTGCCGTTGCGCGACAGATGGTATTGTTCATGCGCCGGCCGGGCGGTCAGTCCCAGTTCAGCACGGGCCTCGCCCTTCAGGCGAACGCCACGCCGCGCTTGCGGCAGCTCTTGAGCGAGATCGTCGATGATCCGACAGGAGATCTATCGGGACCTGCTCTTGCCAGCCGGGTCGGCATGACGGAGCGCACCTTTTCGCGCAGTTTCCGAAAGGAAACCGGAACAACGCCGGCGCAATTCGTTGAAGCCGCTCGGCTGGAACGGGCAAAGGCGCTTCTCGAAAGCTCTGACTGGCCGCTGGCCCGCATTGCCGAGCGTTCGGGTTTTTCAAGCCTCGACACTCTGCATAGGGCCTTTCTCAAGCATCTTGCCATAACACCCGGCTTTTATCGGGCGCGTTTTGGCCCGGCCGCCTGA
- a CDS encoding DJ-1/PfpI family protein gives MDRHPLKTLLLTLFAFCIAIFPFERPATAAENAIRLPTFKAGRTRPLIAIAADNRGTETTDLVIPYGVLRSAGVADVMIVSTQAGIVNLMPALKIKPDATMPDFDRVHPEGADIVIVPAMHDDSSRNVIAWIREQSSKGAMVVSICEGAWLAARAGVFDGKRATTHWYAFDKIRRTFPRTEWVHNRRYIADGNVMSTTGVTASIPASLTLVEAIAGARKARSAAARLGVIDWSSAHDSAPFHMTTSRLWRFAGNTLAFWNHETIRLSVEDGFDEIALALTADAWSRTYRSKAVIAEPAQSIRSRNSLVLVPDLSTHTDASVVTVPARPSAQALDQALFEITARYGTRTSDIVALQLEYPIQH, from the coding sequence ATGGATCGCCATCCCCTCAAAACCTTGCTTCTCACCCTGTTCGCATTTTGCATTGCGATTTTCCCTTTCGAGAGACCTGCAACAGCGGCAGAAAATGCCATCCGGCTCCCAACATTCAAAGCCGGACGGACACGGCCCCTCATCGCGATCGCCGCCGACAACCGAGGCACGGAGACGACCGATCTCGTCATCCCCTACGGCGTCCTGCGCAGTGCCGGTGTCGCCGACGTCATGATCGTCTCGACCCAGGCCGGCATCGTGAACCTCATGCCGGCGTTGAAAATCAAGCCGGACGCGACAATGCCGGACTTTGACCGTGTACATCCGGAAGGCGCCGACATCGTCATCGTCCCCGCCATGCATGATGACAGCAGCCGCAACGTCATTGCCTGGATTCGCGAGCAATCATCGAAGGGTGCGATGGTCGTTTCGATCTGTGAGGGCGCTTGGCTTGCGGCAAGGGCCGGTGTGTTCGACGGCAAGCGCGCCACCACCCATTGGTACGCCTTCGACAAGATCCGCCGTACCTTTCCGCGGACAGAGTGGGTTCATAACCGGCGTTACATCGCCGACGGCAATGTCATGAGCACCACCGGCGTCACGGCATCGATCCCCGCTTCCCTGACGCTGGTGGAGGCCATTGCTGGCGCGCGGAAGGCGCGCTCGGCTGCCGCCCGGCTGGGTGTCATCGATTGGAGCAGCGCGCATGATTCCGCACCGTTTCACATGACAACGAGCCGCCTCTGGCGCTTTGCCGGCAACACCCTTGCCTTCTGGAACCACGAGACCATCCGCCTGTCCGTAGAGGACGGTTTCGATGAAATCGCGTTGGCGCTTACGGCGGATGCGTGGTCGAGAACCTATCGTTCGAAGGCTGTCATTGCGGAGCCGGCCCAATCCATCCGTTCGCGCAACAGCCTCGTGCTCGTGCCGGACCTTTCGACCCATACCGATGCCTCGGTCGTGACGGTTCCCGCGCGCCCGTCCGCGCAGGCGCTGGATCAGGCGCTGTTCGAGATTACCGCGCGGTATGGCACGCGAACATCCGATATCGTCGCGCTGCAGCTCGAATATCCCATACAGCATTGA
- a CDS encoding ABC transporter substrate-binding protein, producing the protein MSQFMMNRRRFLSNAALVGGLAATQTFVGIRAGKAADVAEVRMQLGWLASNGLIGEVAAQKKGFFTEQGINLTIVPGGPNVDGVAGVAAGQSTIGQISSSPSVMLARSAGMPVKAFLAGYRKHPFTYFSLKKAPIREPKDMIGKTIATQPTAFILLRALLAKNGIPEDKVKMVNMGSDMNQLMTGQADAVTGWVTNTNALKVLGDERVDMMLWDAGLQLYANVYYTTDEQLDKHSDVLVRFTKAAAKGWGYVRGHPEEAVDMLVEAYPNLDKASELEAVHPVIDFSFGDSTKQTGWGAMNKDNWAAQIKAYADLKQFTGAIPTVDDVATMAILDATTDIRKQIG; encoded by the coding sequence ATGTCTCAATTCATGATGAATCGTCGCCGTTTCCTGTCCAATGCCGCCTTGGTCGGAGGTCTCGCTGCGACCCAGACCTTCGTCGGCATCCGTGCGGGCAAGGCCGCCGATGTTGCCGAAGTGCGCATGCAGCTCGGCTGGCTTGCTTCCAACGGACTCATCGGCGAAGTCGCAGCACAGAAGAAGGGCTTCTTCACCGAGCAGGGCATCAATCTCACCATCGTCCCCGGCGGCCCGAATGTCGATGGAGTCGCCGGCGTTGCAGCAGGCCAATCCACCATCGGGCAGATTTCCTCCAGCCCGTCCGTCATGCTCGCCCGCTCGGCCGGCATGCCGGTCAAGGCATTTCTGGCGGGATACCGCAAGCATCCCTTTACATATTTCTCGCTGAAAAAGGCGCCGATTCGCGAGCCGAAGGACATGATCGGCAAGACGATCGCTACCCAGCCGACCGCCTTCATCCTGCTGCGCGCGCTGCTGGCCAAAAACGGTATTCCGGAAGACAAGGTGAAGATGGTCAACATGGGTTCCGACATGAACCAGCTGATGACCGGCCAGGCCGACGCCGTCACCGGGTGGGTCACGAACACCAATGCGCTGAAGGTGCTCGGCGACGAGCGTGTCGACATGATGCTCTGGGATGCCGGCCTGCAGCTCTATGCCAACGTCTATTATACGACCGACGAACAGCTCGACAAACATTCCGACGTGCTGGTGCGCTTCACCAAGGCTGCCGCCAAAGGTTGGGGCTACGTCCGCGGCCATCCGGAAGAAGCCGTCGACATGCTGGTCGAGGCATACCCCAATCTCGACAAGGCCAGCGAGCTTGAAGCCGTCCACCCGGTCATCGATTTCTCCTTCGGCGATAGCACCAAGCAGACCGGCTGGGGCGCGATGAACAAGGACAATTGGGCAGCGCAGATCAAGGCTTACGCCGATCTCAAGCAGTTTACGGGAGCAATACCAACCGTCGACGACGTCGCCACCATGGCGATTCTCGACGCGACGACCGATATCCGCAAGCAGATCGGATGA
- a CDS encoding ABC transporter ATP-binding protein, giving the protein MMSAATIKQQPLPVVETARLAVSIRDLDIRFGDKGNEFTALSNVSFDIPEGSFVTMLGPSGCGKSTLLRCIADLVHISDGSVSVFGRPPREARRDRDFAFVFQEATLLPWRSVIDNVRLPLEVGRHDKSSYADPMELLALVGLKGRENALPHELSGGMRQRVAIARALITKPRILLMDEPFGALDEITRDKLNEELLRIWRETGTTIVFVTHSIPEAVFLGQHVLMLQAHPGRVKEFMKVDLPYPRALAMRDTVDFIKVTAHLRALLEECI; this is encoded by the coding sequence ATGATGAGCGCCGCCACCATCAAGCAGCAGCCGCTGCCGGTCGTCGAAACGGCAAGGCTTGCCGTTTCCATTCGCGATCTCGACATTCGCTTCGGCGACAAGGGCAACGAGTTCACCGCTCTCTCCAATGTCTCCTTCGATATTCCGGAGGGGTCGTTCGTCACCATGCTCGGGCCGTCCGGATGCGGCAAGTCGACCTTGCTGCGCTGTATTGCCGATCTCGTTCACATCAGCGATGGTTCGGTTTCGGTTTTTGGCCGACCGCCACGAGAGGCGCGCCGGGATCGCGATTTTGCCTTCGTCTTCCAGGAGGCAACGCTTTTGCCGTGGCGGAGCGTCATCGACAATGTCCGCCTGCCGCTGGAAGTCGGCAGGCACGACAAAAGCTCCTACGCCGATCCCATGGAACTGCTCGCTCTCGTCGGCCTCAAGGGTCGCGAAAATGCCCTGCCGCACGAATTGTCCGGCGGCATGCGCCAACGCGTCGCCATCGCCCGTGCCCTGATAACAAAGCCACGCATCCTGCTGATGGACGAACCCTTCGGCGCTCTGGATGAAATCACCCGCGACAAGCTCAATGAGGAACTGCTCCGCATCTGGCGCGAAACGGGCACGACCATCGTTTTCGTCACCCATTCCATTCCGGAGGCGGTCTTCCTCGGTCAGCACGTGCTGATGCTGCAGGCCCACCCCGGCCGGGTGAAAGAATTCATGAAGGTCGATCTTCCCTATCCCCGCGCCCTTGCGATGCGCGACACGGTCGACTTCATCAAGGTGACCGCGCATCTGCGCGCGCTGCTGGAGGAATGCATATGA
- a CDS encoding ABC transporter permease, with the protein MSNAVHSDFGRIAKTPRKVAILDATVGVLSSHMPAILAALGCIVLWQAVIWIFKIPTFMAPSPLDVLYAFRDNAATLMRNFLPTVLEAVLGFVFGNLVAILLAIWFVHSATAEKAFYPIAVFVKAIPIIALAPILVLIFGNGVAPKIIIAGLICFFPTLVNMVQGLRSASPAMLDLMRVLSASNSEILWKVRLPSSLPFLFAALKIAATSSVMGAIVAEWIGSSFGLGALIIEATYNFRSPLLYATVVIAALLAVILFFIVSIAEAKMIRWKPAGQH; encoded by the coding sequence ATGAGCAACGCCGTGCACTCCGACTTCGGCCGTATTGCCAAGACGCCGCGCAAGGTCGCCATTCTCGACGCCACCGTCGGCGTTCTCTCCTCGCACATGCCGGCGATCCTTGCGGCACTCGGCTGCATCGTGCTCTGGCAGGCGGTCATCTGGATCTTCAAGATCCCGACCTTCATGGCGCCGAGCCCACTCGATGTGCTCTACGCCTTTCGCGACAATGCCGCGACACTGATGCGAAACTTCCTGCCGACCGTGCTCGAGGCCGTTCTCGGTTTCGTCTTCGGCAATCTCGTCGCCATACTGCTGGCGATCTGGTTCGTCCATAGCGCGACGGCCGAGAAGGCCTTCTATCCGATTGCCGTCTTCGTCAAGGCGATCCCGATCATCGCGCTTGCGCCGATCCTGGTCCTGATCTTCGGCAATGGCGTCGCCCCGAAAATCATCATTGCCGGCCTCATCTGCTTTTTCCCGACGCTGGTCAACATGGTGCAGGGACTTCGCTCCGCCAGCCCCGCAATGCTCGACCTGATGCGGGTGCTTTCGGCCAGCAATTCGGAGATCCTCTGGAAGGTCCGTCTGCCAAGCTCGCTGCCATTCCTGTTCGCCGCGCTGAAGATCGCCGCAACAAGCAGTGTCATGGGCGCGATCGTCGCGGAATGGATCGGCTCCAGCTTCGGGCTCGGCGCGCTCATCATCGAGGCGACCTACAATTTCCGCTCGCCGCTGCTTTACGCAACGGTCGTCATTGCCGCGCTGCTGGCCGTGATCCTCTTCTTCATCGTCTCGATCGCCGAGGCGAAGATGATCCGCTGGAAGCCGGCCGGCCAGCACTAA
- a CDS encoding FAD-dependent oxidoreductase: MEQVIHQPARDIRVVDRSDVVVVGGGPAGIAAAVSAARNGASVTLLERYPYVGGLAAGGMVLVLDDMINELEITVRGICMEMIERMKRWGLCVTPTDRDRLIEFRDTPEAWQRWARWGLFDFHTQSMPHPICFSAAFDPDAFKRAAYDMIAEAKIKLRTHSWFSSAIVEGGAIKGVICQTKEGMQAILGDVVIDTTGDLDVAASAGASHVESNFILTTVSRWGGVDTEAAERFEQQEPEVFKALDHEAKRLIGGCWSFWWLKTPLPGVVWLNCPHMPTLSGLKVDDLTKAEMEGRSRIAKLLDFAREKMPGFENAYIVDFAPQTGVRQTRLLQGDYVVTKDDVMTRRHFADTVCRGRDYYTPYRAMLPREVDQLIVAGRHYSATPQAQKSSREIPPCMAMGEAAGVAATVALNAGTTVRKADIRAIQKQMRAQGADPGDIPSENATYLEAAE; this comes from the coding sequence ATGGAACAGGTCATTCACCAGCCTGCACGGGATATCCGTGTCGTCGATCGCTCCGATGTGGTTGTCGTCGGCGGTGGCCCGGCAGGCATTGCCGCAGCCGTCTCGGCCGCACGCAACGGCGCCAGCGTCACGCTTCTCGAACGCTATCCCTATGTCGGCGGACTTGCCGCCGGTGGGATGGTGCTCGTGCTCGACGACATGATCAACGAGCTCGAAATCACCGTGCGCGGTATCTGCATGGAGATGATCGAGCGTATGAAGCGCTGGGGACTCTGCGTGACCCCGACCGATCGCGATCGCCTTATCGAATTCCGCGATACGCCGGAGGCCTGGCAGCGCTGGGCGCGCTGGGGCCTCTTCGATTTCCACACCCAGTCGATGCCGCATCCGATCTGTTTTTCGGCCGCCTTCGATCCCGACGCTTTCAAGCGCGCCGCCTATGACATGATCGCCGAAGCGAAGATCAAGCTCAGGACACATAGCTGGTTCTCCTCGGCGATCGTCGAGGGTGGCGCTATCAAGGGCGTCATCTGCCAGACCAAGGAAGGCATGCAGGCGATCCTCGGCGATGTCGTCATCGACACGACGGGCGATCTCGATGTCGCTGCAAGCGCGGGTGCTTCCCATGTCGAATCCAACTTCATCCTGACGACGGTCTCGCGCTGGGGTGGCGTCGATACCGAAGCGGCGGAGCGTTTCGAACAGCAGGAGCCGGAAGTCTTCAAGGCGCTCGATCACGAAGCCAAGCGGCTAATCGGCGGCTGCTGGTCCTTCTGGTGGCTGAAGACGCCGCTGCCAGGCGTCGTCTGGCTGAACTGCCCGCATATGCCGACACTGAGCGGTCTGAAGGTCGACGACCTGACCAAGGCGGAGATGGAAGGCCGCTCGCGGATCGCAAAGCTGCTCGATTTCGCGCGGGAAAAAATGCCCGGCTTCGAGAATGCCTACATCGTCGATTTCGCGCCGCAGACCGGCGTGCGCCAGACGCGGCTGTTGCAGGGAGATTATGTCGTGACGAAGGACGACGTCATGACCCGCCGCCATTTTGCCGACACGGTCTGCCGCGGCCGCGATTACTACACGCCGTACCGCGCCATGCTGCCCAGGGAGGTCGATCAGCTGATCGTTGCCGGCCGGCACTATTCGGCAACGCCGCAGGCACAGAAATCCAGCCGCGAGATCCCGCCCTGCATGGCGATGGGCGAAGCGGCGGGTGTCGCAGCAACGGTTGCCCTCAATGCCGGAACGACCGTTCGCAAGGCCGATATCCGGGCAATTCAGAAGCAGATGCGGGCTCAGGGAGCCGATCCAGGCGACATTCCCTCGGAGAACGCAACATATTTGGAGGCTGCAGAATGA
- a CDS encoding CaiB/BaiF CoA transferase family protein gives MTTLPLDGIRVIDFTQVMLGPSCTQVLADYGAEVIKIEKVKIGDLSRWSLGSDPDGLNNPVFCSLNRNKKSLALDLKDAGARKTVQALLETADVVVNNFRPGVMERMGFGYEDLKKINPRLIYAVGTGFGLTGPYQHKGGQDVLAQAVSGVMRRKSDNSHPTSIYATPLADYSAGMHLVQGILLALLQRDKTGEGQQVAVSLYNSMIAMQMQEGTTHLMRQKDLNWGAFPLTGVFETTDSAIVMVGAFKPNPLRDICEALEIEDLSQYPHYKDFDAQMARRPELQAIFRDNFAKNSTAHWIARLEGVDILCAPVRSLPEALKDEQTIINKMILEAGETAAGPIRLIGSPIDMSAAQVTVRIAPPQLGQHNDEILASLSEVQGDAA, from the coding sequence ATGACGACTTTGCCACTCGACGGAATCCGCGTGATCGATTTCACGCAGGTCATGCTCGGCCCTTCCTGCACGCAGGTTTTGGCCGACTACGGCGCCGAAGTCATCAAGATCGAGAAGGTGAAGATCGGCGATCTCTCGCGTTGGTCGCTGGGCTCCGATCCGGACGGGCTCAACAACCCGGTCTTCTGCTCTTTGAACCGCAACAAGAAGAGCCTGGCGCTCGATCTGAAGGATGCCGGCGCCCGCAAGACCGTCCAGGCACTGCTCGAAACGGCTGACGTAGTCGTCAACAACTTCCGGCCAGGCGTGATGGAACGCATGGGCTTCGGCTATGAAGACTTGAAGAAGATCAATCCGCGGCTGATCTACGCCGTCGGCACCGGCTTTGGGCTGACCGGCCCCTACCAGCACAAGGGCGGGCAGGACGTGCTGGCGCAAGCCGTCTCCGGCGTCATGCGCCGCAAGTCCGACAACAGCCACCCCACCTCAATCTATGCCACACCGCTTGCCGATTACTCGGCCGGCATGCATCTCGTCCAAGGCATTCTCCTTGCGCTTCTGCAACGCGACAAGACCGGCGAAGGCCAACAGGTCGCCGTCAGCCTCTACAACTCCATGATCGCCATGCAGATGCAGGAAGGCACGACGCATCTGATGCGCCAGAAGGATCTGAACTGGGGCGCCTTCCCGCTGACGGGTGTTTTCGAGACGACAGACAGCGCGATCGTCATGGTCGGCGCCTTCAAGCCGAACCCCTTGCGCGATATCTGCGAAGCGCTTGAGATCGAGGACCTCTCACAATATCCGCACTACAAGGATTTCGACGCCCAGATGGCGCGGCGGCCGGAATTGCAGGCGATCTTCCGCGACAACTTCGCCAAAAACAGCACCGCGCATTGGATCGCGCGGCTGGAAGGCGTCGACATTCTCTGCGCGCCGGTCCGTTCGCTCCCCGAGGCGCTGAAGGACGAGCAGACGATCATCAACAAGATGATCCTCGAGGCGGGCGAGACCGCCGCCGGTCCGATCCGGCTGATCGGCTCGCCGATCGACATGTCGGCTGCTCAGGTGACTGTTCGGATCGCGCCGCCGCAGCTCGGTCAGCACAATGACGAGATTCTCGCCTCGCTTTCCGAGGTGCAGGGAGACGCGGCATGA